A stretch of the Acyrthosiphon pisum isolate AL4f chromosome A2, pea_aphid_22Mar2018_4r6ur, whole genome shotgun sequence genome encodes the following:
- the LOC107883949 gene encoding uncharacterized protein LOC107883949, whose amino-acid sequence MHACTNSKINFISKATQWPQKINVWTSILGDHVIGPIFLEGNITGEKYLAILENTIQPLVFRKIENNDNLTELDEEKIVFQQDGAPAHYTITVRDYLNQEHPGNKWIGRRGPIKRSPRSPDLTSIGFFVRPQI is encoded by the exons atgcatgcgtgtaccaatagcaaaatcaactttatttcaaaag CTACTCAATGGccccaaaaaataaatgtctggACTAGTATTTTAGGGGACCATGTTATCGGTCCGATATTTTTGGAAGGCAACATAACTGGTGAAAAATACCTTGCTATTCTTGAAAATACTATTCAACCGTTagtttttcgaaaaattgaaaataatgacaACCTGACTGAGTTGGAcgaagaaaaaattgtttttcaacaaGATGGTGCCCCAGCTCACTACACGATTACTGTCAGGGATTATTTAAATCAAGAACATCCAGGCAACAAGTGGATTGGGCGACGAGGGCCTATTAAACGGTCCCCGAGATCACCAGACTTGACATCAATTGGTTTTTTCGTAAGGCCACAGatctaa
- the LOC100166510 gene encoding syndecan (The sequence of the model RefSeq protein was modified relative to this genomic sequence to represent the inferred CDS: added 52 bases not found in genome assembly): MKALKESESEESPEPSDNELFIDDESDNDGNTDKLDADDMMLGEEGSGMDPPSKGTGAEDMESSGSGYGPDDEDAQVGGKNKGKAGVDSEEDEDDMDDGDDEDEDDNEDFDTEKSQKVFTPVTTASTTTTTVKSLDEESNFPEQPKQNNDDVNLAPSVPSVPEVPQTTSTSTLPPPPSNAIDEHSSSNGVYISPNSHPERTSSFFAQPGILAAVIGGAVVGLLCAILVVMFIVYRMRKKDEGSYPLEETKRSPATNPYLKSSHREFYA, translated from the exons atgaattatttattgatgatGAATCTGATAATGATGGTAATACCGATAAATTAGATGCTGATGATATGATGCTGGGTGAAGAAGGTAGTGGTATGGATCCCCCATCAAAAGGAACCGGGGCTGAAGATATGGAATCTAGTGGTTCCGGTTATGGGCCTGATGATGAGGATGCACAAGTTGGTGGTAAAAACAAAGGTAAGGCAGGAGTTGATTCTGAGGAAGATGAAGATGATATGGATGATGGtgatgatgaagatgaagaCGACAATGAAGATTTTGATACAGAAAAGTCACAAAAGGTGTTTACTCCTGTAACTACTGCATCAACTACGACTACAACAGTTAAGAGTCTCGATGAAGAATCTAATTTCCCCGAACAG ccTAAACAAAACAATGATGATGTCAATCTGGCACCTAGTGTACCTAGTGTACCTGAAGTACCTCAGACTACATCTACGTCTACTCTTCCACCACCTCCTTCCAACGCTATTGATGAACATTCTAGCAGTAATGGAGTCTATATAAGTCCAAACAGCCATCCTGAGCGAACATCTTCATTTTTCGCACAACCTGGCATACTTGCAG CTGTTATTGGAGGTGCCGTTGTGGGATTGTTATGCGCAATTCTAGTGGTTATGTTCATTGTATACAGGATGCGTAAAAAGGACGAGGGTTCTTATCCTTTAGAAGAAACTAAACGTTCACCAGCTACAAATCCATACCTAAAATCTTCACATCGCGAATTTTATGCATGA